A genomic stretch from Mycobacterium paraterrae includes:
- a CDS encoding valine--tRNA ligase translates to MTTSPERTADSRADDLPKAWDPGAVEAEIYQRWVDAGYFTADPTSDKPPYSIVLPPPNVNGSLHMGHALDHTLMDALTRRKRMQGYEVLWQPGMDHAGIAVQIAVEKQLAADGKSKEDLGRELFVEKVWDWKRETGGNIGWQMRALGDGVDWSRDRFTMDEGLSRAVRTIFKQLYEAGLIYRAERLVNWSPVLETAISDIEVDYKDVEGELVSFRYGSMNDDEPHIVVATTRLETMLGDTAIAVHPDDERYRDLVGQTLPHPFIDRDIVIVADAHVDPEFGTGAVKVTPAHDPNDFEIGLRHKLPMPTMLDTRGRIADTGTKFDGLDRFDARIKVREELAAQGRIVAEKRPYLHSVGHSERSGEPIEPRLSLQWWVRVESLAKAASDAVRNGDTVIHPKSLEPRWFGWVDNMHDWCISRQLWWGHRIPIWHGPDGQMVCVGPDETPPEGWEQDPDVLDTWFSSALWPFSTLGWPDRTAEIEKFYPTTVLVTGYDIIFFWVARMMMFGTFVGGDDVITLDGARGPQVPFQNVFLHGLIRDEFGRKMSKSKGNGIDPLDWVQTFGVDALRFTLARGASPGGDLSIGEDAARASRNFATKLFNATRFAMMNGAAPAPLPGLDELTDADRWILGRLEEVRTEVDSAFDAYEFSRACESLYHFAWDEFCDWYLELAKVQLSAADEHTTAVLAFVLDALLKLLHPVIPFVTETLWKKLTGGESLVIAEWPQSSGIALDPVAEQRITDMQKLVTEIRRFRSDQGLADRQKVPARLSGIDSADLSSQIGAVTALAWLNEPAADFNPSASLEVGLKGGIVVVELDTSGTIDVAAERRRLEKALAAAQKELDTTTKKLGNPNFMAKAPEAEVEKQRERQRVAREETERIKARLDGLA, encoded by the coding sequence GTGACCACAAGCCCAGAACGCACCGCTGACTCGCGGGCAGACGATCTGCCTAAGGCGTGGGATCCGGGCGCAGTAGAAGCCGAGATCTATCAGCGTTGGGTCGACGCCGGCTATTTCACCGCCGACCCCACCAGTGACAAGCCGCCGTATTCGATCGTGCTGCCGCCGCCGAACGTCAACGGCAGCCTGCACATGGGTCACGCGCTCGACCACACGCTGATGGACGCCCTGACCCGACGCAAGCGCATGCAGGGTTACGAGGTGCTGTGGCAGCCCGGGATGGACCACGCCGGCATCGCGGTACAGATCGCCGTCGAAAAGCAGCTCGCCGCCGACGGCAAGAGCAAAGAGGACCTCGGCCGCGAACTGTTCGTCGAAAAGGTGTGGGACTGGAAGCGCGAGACCGGTGGCAACATCGGCTGGCAGATGCGGGCGCTGGGTGACGGCGTCGACTGGAGCCGCGACCGTTTCACGATGGACGAAGGGCTGTCGCGGGCGGTCCGCACGATCTTCAAACAGCTCTACGAGGCCGGCCTGATCTACCGTGCCGAGCGACTGGTCAACTGGTCGCCGGTGCTCGAGACCGCGATCTCCGACATCGAGGTCGACTACAAGGACGTCGAGGGCGAGCTGGTTTCGTTCCGCTACGGCTCCATGAACGACGACGAACCGCACATCGTGGTCGCCACCACCCGGCTCGAGACCATGCTCGGCGACACCGCGATCGCGGTGCACCCCGACGACGAGCGGTACCGCGACCTGGTCGGCCAGACCCTTCCGCACCCCTTCATCGACCGCGACATCGTGATCGTGGCCGACGCGCACGTCGATCCCGAGTTCGGAACGGGAGCGGTCAAAGTGACGCCTGCGCACGACCCCAACGACTTCGAGATCGGTTTGCGGCACAAGCTGCCGATGCCGACGATGCTCGACACCCGCGGCCGAATCGCCGACACCGGAACGAAATTCGACGGCCTGGACCGCTTCGACGCGCGCATCAAAGTCCGCGAGGAGTTGGCCGCGCAAGGCCGTATCGTCGCCGAGAAACGGCCGTACCTGCACAGCGTCGGGCACTCTGAGCGCAGCGGGGAGCCGATCGAGCCGCGGCTGTCGCTGCAGTGGTGGGTCAGGGTGGAGTCGTTGGCCAAGGCCGCGAGCGACGCTGTGCGCAACGGAGACACGGTGATTCACCCGAAGAGCCTCGAGCCGCGCTGGTTCGGCTGGGTGGACAACATGCACGACTGGTGCATCTCCCGCCAGCTGTGGTGGGGACATCGGATCCCAATCTGGCACGGTCCCGACGGGCAGATGGTGTGCGTCGGCCCGGACGAGACCCCGCCCGAAGGCTGGGAGCAGGACCCCGACGTGCTCGACACCTGGTTCTCGTCGGCGCTGTGGCCGTTCTCCACTCTGGGCTGGCCGGACCGCACCGCCGAGATCGAGAAGTTCTATCCGACAACCGTTTTGGTGACCGGTTACGACATCATCTTCTTCTGGGTGGCGCGGATGATGATGTTCGGCACCTTCGTCGGCGGGGACGACGTCATCACGCTCGACGGCGCACGCGGCCCGCAGGTGCCGTTTCAGAATGTGTTCCTGCACGGCCTGATCCGCGACGAGTTCGGCCGCAAGATGAGCAAGTCCAAGGGCAACGGCATCGACCCGCTGGACTGGGTCCAGACGTTCGGGGTGGACGCGCTGCGCTTCACGTTGGCCCGTGGTGCCAGCCCCGGCGGTGACCTGTCGATCGGCGAGGATGCCGCCCGGGCGTCGCGTAACTTCGCGACCAAGCTCTTCAACGCCACCCGGTTCGCGATGATGAACGGCGCCGCACCGGCGCCGCTACCGGGCCTCGACGAGCTCACCGACGCCGACCGCTGGATCCTGGGCCGGCTCGAAGAGGTTCGCACCGAGGTGGATTCGGCGTTCGACGCCTACGAGTTCAGCCGAGCCTGCGAGTCGCTCTATCACTTCGCGTGGGACGAGTTCTGCGACTGGTATCTCGAGTTGGCCAAGGTGCAATTGTCGGCCGCGGACGAGCACACCACCGCCGTGCTGGCCTTCGTGCTGGACGCTTTGCTCAAGCTGCTGCACCCGGTCATCCCGTTCGTCACCGAGACGCTGTGGAAGAAGCTCACTGGCGGCGAGTCCCTGGTGATCGCCGAATGGCCGCAGTCATCCGGTATTGCCTTGGATCCGGTTGCCGAGCAACGGATCACCGATATGCAGAAGTTGGTCACCGAGATTCGCCGCTTCCGTAGCGACCAAGGGCTGGCCGACCGGCAGAAAGTGCCGGCGCGACTGTCGGGCATCGACTCCGCCGACCTGAGCAGCCAGATCGGCGCCGTCACGGCGCTGGCGTGGCTGAACGAGCCCGCAGCGGATTTCAACCCGTCGGCGTCGTTGGAGGTCGGGCTCAAGGGCGGCATCGTCGTCGTCGAACTCGACACCTCCGGCACGATCGACGTGGCCGCCGAGCGGCGCCGCCTGGAAAAGGCTCTGGCCGCCGCGCAGAAGGAATTGGACACCACCACAAAGAAATTGGGCAATCCCAATTTTATGGCCAAAGCCCCTGAGGCGGAGGTCGAGAAGCAACGCGAGCGCCAGCGGGTCGCGCGCGAGGAAACCGAACGTATCAAGGCCAGGTTGGACGGGCTCGCGTGA
- a CDS encoding DUF937 domain-containing protein, whose amino-acid sequence MSGLEDLLSQIPTSDIASKIGADEKDVDQAVRLLVPVLVGGLQENAQDPEHAGNIASAADNHAASGLLDGGVSLDHVDESDGQQAIAKIFGGNDAAQVASALAGGGGNSDLLKQLLPILAPIVLAYIGKQLGQKEAPTKKEASSGGALNDVLGSILGEVAGGNASLGTALGKALGSKAGEILGGLFGKK is encoded by the coding sequence ATGTCTGGTCTTGAAGATCTGCTGTCCCAGATTCCGACGAGTGACATCGCCAGCAAGATCGGCGCCGACGAAAAGGACGTGGACCAGGCGGTGCGACTGCTGGTGCCGGTGCTCGTCGGCGGCCTTCAGGAGAACGCGCAGGACCCCGAGCACGCCGGCAACATCGCTTCCGCGGCCGACAACCACGCCGCCAGCGGTCTGCTCGACGGCGGCGTGAGCCTGGATCACGTCGATGAGTCCGACGGTCAGCAGGCCATCGCGAAGATCTTCGGCGGCAACGACGCCGCCCAGGTCGCCAGCGCTTTGGCTGGCGGCGGTGGTAACAGCGACCTGCTCAAGCAGCTCCTGCCGATCCTGGCTCCGATCGTGCTCGCCTATATCGGTAAGCAGCTCGGCCAGAAGGAAGCCCCGACCAAAAAGGAAGCGTCATCCGGGGGTGCGCTCAACGACGTGCTGGGCAGCATTCTGGGCGAGGTGGCCGGCGGCAACGCATCGCTGGGCACCGCGCTCGGCAAGGCGCTGGGCTCCAAGGCGGGCGAGATCCTCGGTGGACTGTTCGGAAAGAAGTAA
- a CDS encoding saccharopine dehydrogenase family protein produces MTATREYDIVLYGATGFVGKLTAEYLARAGGSARIALAGRSTDRLRAIRDTLGPSAQSWQLLTADASSPKTLDAMAERTQVVITTVGPYSRYGLPLVAACAAAGTDYADLTGEPPFIRDSIDLYHKQAQDTGARIVHACGFDSVPSDLTVYALHRRALADGSGELTDTDFVVRSLSGGLSGGTIASGVEVFDAVSRDPDARRQFADPYTLSPDRGAEPELGPQPDLRRRRGGQIAPELTGLYTAAFMMAGPNTRIVRRSNALQDYAYGRRFRYSEHMSVGSSFAAPVVSAVITGVSNAASALGSRYFRLLPRKLVDRALPKPGTGPSEAVRERGFYKVETYTTTTSGARYVATMSQKGDPGYKATAVLLGESGLALAQDRDALSDLRGVLTPAAAMGDALMARLPAAEVSLETARLMHR; encoded by the coding sequence GTGACTGCGACGCGCGAATACGACATCGTCCTCTACGGCGCGACCGGCTTCGTCGGCAAGCTGACGGCCGAATACCTGGCCCGGGCCGGCGGCAGCGCGCGCATCGCGCTGGCCGGCCGGTCGACCGATCGGTTGCGGGCGATCCGCGACACGCTGGGGCCGTCGGCGCAGTCGTGGCAGCTGCTGACCGCCGATGCCTCGTCGCCGAAGACGCTGGACGCCATGGCCGAGCGGACGCAGGTGGTGATCACCACCGTCGGGCCCTACAGCAGGTACGGCCTGCCACTGGTGGCTGCCTGCGCGGCGGCGGGCACCGACTACGCCGACCTGACCGGCGAACCGCCGTTCATCCGCGACAGCATCGACCTCTACCACAAGCAGGCTCAGGACACCGGCGCCCGCATCGTGCACGCGTGCGGGTTCGACTCCGTGCCTTCGGATCTCACGGTTTACGCGCTCCACCGACGCGCTCTCGCAGACGGCAGCGGTGAATTGACCGACACCGACTTCGTCGTGCGGTCGCTCTCCGGTGGCCTGTCCGGCGGCACTATCGCATCAGGGGTGGAGGTGTTCGACGCGGTGTCGAGGGATCCCGATGCACGCCGGCAATTCGCCGATCCGTACACCCTCAGCCCGGACCGGGGCGCGGAGCCCGAACTCGGCCCGCAACCGGATCTGCGTCGACGCCGTGGCGGTCAGATCGCGCCGGAGCTGACCGGCCTGTACACGGCGGCCTTCATGATGGCAGGGCCGAATACCCGAATTGTTCGGCGCAGCAACGCGTTACAGGACTACGCCTACGGTAGGCGGTTTCGCTACAGCGAGCACATGAGCGTCGGGTCGTCCTTCGCGGCGCCGGTCGTCTCGGCTGTGATCACCGGCGTGAGCAATGCGGCGTCAGCACTGGGTAGTCGCTATTTCCGCCTACTGCCGCGCAAACTGGTGGATCGGGCGCTTCCCAAACCAGGCACTGGGCCGAGCGAAGCGGTCCGCGAGCGCGGCTTCTACAAAGTCGAGACTTATACGACGACCACCTCCGGCGCGCGCTACGTCGCCACCATGTCGCAGAAGGGTGACCCCGGCTACAAGGCCACCGCGGTGCTGTTGGGAGAAAGTGGTCTGGCCCTGGCCCAAGACCGTGACGCGCTGTCGGATCTGCGCGGAGTGCTGACCCCGGCGGCCGCGATGGGCGATGCGCTGATGGCCCGATTGCCGGCCGCGGAGGTTTCCCTCGAGACCGCCCGGTTGATGCACCGCTGA
- a CDS encoding S9 family peptidase: MTSSPFDNLDDYVALPRVSGLALSADGSRLVTTVAELNDKRNEYVSAVWELDPGGRRPARRMTRSANGESAPTFTTDGDLLFLSSRPTDDDSKPPASLWRLPAGGGEAVEVSSAPGGVSAVRTARGADTTVISAAMLPAAADVDEDRRLRDLRKDGKITAILHTDYPVRFWNADVGPGEPHLLDAKGLRDLTPHPGAALLAAGFGDADFDISADGAFLVTTWQLSGPGPTQRSVLMRIELASGQRSVIADDPDANLDHPAIAPDGSSVAFTRETITTPHRAPRMTLQHMEFGDAPRTLAEEWDRRPSSIAWSGDGATLVVTADQNGRAPIFRVDVQEATVTQLTDDDFGYSDVVTAPDGVLYALRSSYAAPPHPVRIDPDGTVTTLPCLELPALPGTLTEMSTKAADGTTVRSWLVLPEGEARAPLLLWVHGGPLGSWNGWAWRWNPWLMAAKGYAVLLPDPALSTGYGQDFIQRGWGAWGGPPFDDLMAATDAACAHPRIDATRTAAMGGSFGGYMANWIAGHTDRFAAIVTHASLWALDQFGPTTDTAYYWRREMTPEMTAANSPHRFVGNIRTPMLVIHGDKDYRVPIGEGLRLWYELLDSSALPAGEDGSSPHRFLYFPSEDHWVLAPQHAKIWYETVLAFLAEHVLGERVDWPGALGVASRA, translated from the coding sequence ATGACCTCATCGCCGTTCGACAATCTCGACGACTACGTAGCACTCCCGCGCGTCTCCGGTCTCGCCCTTTCGGCGGACGGCTCGCGGTTGGTGACGACGGTGGCCGAGCTCAACGACAAGCGGAACGAGTACGTCAGCGCCGTGTGGGAGCTCGACCCCGGCGGCCGGCGCCCGGCCCGGCGGATGACCCGCAGCGCCAACGGTGAGTCGGCGCCGACGTTCACGACCGACGGCGACCTGCTGTTCCTGTCGTCGCGGCCGACCGATGACGACAGCAAGCCGCCCGCATCGCTCTGGCGGCTGCCGGCTGGGGGCGGCGAGGCCGTCGAGGTGTCGAGCGCGCCCGGGGGCGTCAGCGCCGTACGCACCGCACGCGGCGCCGATACCACGGTGATCAGCGCGGCGATGTTACCGGCGGCGGCCGATGTCGACGAGGATCGCCGGTTGCGCGACCTACGCAAAGACGGCAAGATCACCGCGATTTTGCACACCGACTACCCGGTGCGGTTCTGGAACGCCGACGTCGGGCCGGGTGAGCCGCATCTCCTCGACGCCAAGGGATTACGTGACCTGACGCCGCATCCGGGTGCCGCTCTGCTGGCCGCCGGCTTCGGAGACGCCGATTTCGACATCAGCGCCGACGGCGCCTTCCTCGTCACGACGTGGCAGCTCAGTGGGCCCGGGCCCACCCAGCGGTCGGTGCTGATGAGGATCGAGTTGGCCTCCGGGCAGCGAAGTGTGATCGCCGACGATCCTGACGCCAACCTGGACCATCCCGCGATCGCGCCCGACGGCTCGAGTGTCGCGTTTACCCGCGAGACCATCACCACCCCACACCGGGCCCCACGAATGACATTGCAGCACATGGAATTTGGTGATGCTCCGCGGACCCTGGCCGAAGAATGGGACCGGCGGCCGAGTTCTATCGCCTGGTCTGGCGACGGCGCGACGCTGGTCGTCACCGCTGACCAGAACGGCCGCGCGCCGATCTTCCGCGTGGACGTCCAGGAAGCGACCGTCACGCAACTCACCGACGACGATTTCGGTTACAGCGACGTCGTCACCGCACCCGACGGGGTGCTGTACGCGTTGCGGAGTTCCTATGCCGCACCGCCACACCCGGTGCGCATCGACCCCGACGGCACCGTCACGACGCTTCCGTGCCTCGAATTGCCCGCGCTGCCGGGCACATTGACCGAGATGTCCACGAAAGCTGCCGACGGCACCACGGTGCGGTCGTGGCTGGTGCTGCCCGAAGGCGAGGCGCGCGCTCCACTGCTGTTATGGGTACACGGCGGGCCGCTTGGCAGCTGGAACGGCTGGGCCTGGCGCTGGAACCCGTGGCTGATGGCGGCGAAGGGCTACGCGGTGCTGCTGCCCGATCCGGCACTGTCGACCGGTTACGGGCAGGACTTCATCCAGCGCGGTTGGGGCGCTTGGGGCGGACCGCCTTTCGACGATCTGATGGCCGCGACCGACGCGGCCTGCGCGCACCCCCGCATCGACGCGACCCGAACCGCCGCGATGGGCGGCTCCTTCGGCGGATACATGGCGAACTGGATCGCGGGCCACACCGACCGGTTCGCCGCGATCGTGACCCATGCCAGTTTGTGGGCGCTCGACCAGTTCGGTCCGACCACCGACACCGCCTACTACTGGCGACGCGAGATGACGCCGGAGATGACCGCGGCCAATTCGCCGCACCGTTTCGTAGGCAACATCCGCACCCCGATGCTGGTTATCCACGGCGACAAGGATTATCGCGTGCCGATCGGTGAGGGTCTTCGGCTCTGGTACGAGTTGTTGGACTCATCGGCGCTGCCGGCCGGTGAGGACGGCAGCAGCCCGCATCGATTTCTGTATTTCCCGTCCGAGGACCACTGGGTGCTCGCGCCGCAGCACGCCAAGATCTGGTACGAAACGGTGCTGGCGTTCCTTGCTGAGCACGTGCTGGGGGAACGCGTGGATTGGCCCGGGGCGCTCGGAGTAGCGTCGCGCGCGTGA